The proteins below are encoded in one region of Deltaproteobacteria bacterium:
- a CDS encoding ABC transporter ATP-binding protein: MTSSPPQSGPDPILTGTKVTKQFGGLTAVSEVDFEVMEGEIMGLIGPNGSGKTTLINCMAGFYAPERGTITFRGTRINGEKPSRIARLGLGRTFQFVRPFEELSALDNIAVGVLYGSGESSLSKARKRAGEILEFVGLRDQARTAASDLIMVERKRLEMGRALSVSPRLILLDEVFAGLNEAEVRDGINLIFRINRELGITIFMIEHVLSALMETCSRVMVLDYGRKIADGLAGEIVKDPRVVEAYLGAAYVRSQ; the protein is encoded by the coding sequence ATGACCAGTAGTCCCCCTCAATCAGGGCCCGACCCCATCCTGACCGGAACAAAGGTGACGAAGCAATTCGGCGGCCTGACCGCTGTCTCCGAAGTCGATTTCGAGGTGATGGAGGGAGAGATCATGGGTCTCATCGGTCCCAACGGCTCGGGTAAGACCACCCTCATCAATTGTATGGCCGGCTTTTATGCCCCGGAGAGAGGGACGATCACCTTCAGAGGCACCAGGATAAACGGGGAGAAACCCTCCCGGATCGCCCGGCTCGGTCTGGGCAGGACCTTCCAGTTTGTCCGACCTTTTGAGGAACTGTCGGCCCTGGACAATATCGCCGTGGGAGTCCTTTATGGCAGTGGCGAAAGCAGCCTGTCCAAGGCCCGGAAGCGGGCTGGGGAAATACTCGAATTCGTCGGCCTGAGAGACCAGGCCCGGACGGCCGCCTCGGATCTGATTATGGTCGAGAGGAAGCGTCTTGAAATGGGCAGGGCCCTTTCTGTTTCCCCACGGCTCATCCTCCTGGATGAGGTTTTTGCCGGCCTTAACGAAGCCGAGGTGAGAGACGGGATCAATTTGATATTTCGCATAAACAGGGAATTAGGGATCACCATTTTTATGATTGAACACGTGCTGAGCGCCCTCATGGAGACGTGCAGCCGGGTCATGGTCCTCGACTACGGCCGAAAGATCGCCGACGGCCTGGCCGGGGAAATCGTCAAGGACCCCAGGGTCGTTGAGGCTTATTTGGGGGCGGCTTATGTTAGAAGTCAATAA
- a CDS encoding ABC transporter ATP-binding protein, translated as MLEVNNIQVSYGKLRALSDVSLEVADQDFVAVIGSNGAGKSTLLRAISGLTCLQGGSIHYNGERIDGLDPRRICEMGIVQIPEGRKIFPLMRVIENLQLGAYLPRPRKVISESLDQVFELFPILKRRQNQLAKTLSGGEQQMLAIGRGLMGRPSLMILDEPTMSLSPKLSTDILTTLKLLNDQGITILLVSQEVIQTLQLARHGYVVENGQVTLQGTGEELSKSEHVRKAYLGL; from the coding sequence ATGTTAGAAGTCAATAATATTCAGGTTTCATACGGAAAGCTGCGGGCCTTGAGCGATGTCTCCCTTGAGGTCGCTGACCAGGATTTCGTGGCCGTCATCGGCTCCAACGGGGCCGGGAAATCGACCCTGCTGCGGGCTATTTCCGGCCTGACCTGTTTGCAGGGCGGGTCTATCCATTACAACGGCGAGCGGATCGACGGGCTCGACCCAAGGCGTATATGCGAGATGGGCATCGTCCAGATCCCCGAAGGCCGGAAGATCTTTCCCCTCATGCGAGTCATTGAAAATCTGCAATTAGGGGCCTACCTGCCCCGGCCCCGAAAAGTGATCAGCGAGTCTCTGGACCAGGTTTTCGAGCTCTTCCCTATTCTGAAACGGCGGCAGAACCAGTTGGCCAAGACCCTTTCCGGCGGGGAACAGCAGATGCTGGCCATAGGTCGGGGTCTCATGGGCCGGCCGTCACTTATGATTCTCGATGAGCCTACCATGAGCCTGTCCCCAAAGCTTTCTACGGATATCCTGACGACCTTAAAACTGCTCAACGATCAGGGGATCACGATCCTCCTGGTATCCCAGGAAGTGATTCAGACCCTGCAACTGGCCCGGCACGGCTATGTGGTGGAGAACGGCCAGGTGACATTGCAAGGGACCGGGGAAGAACTCTCCAAGAGTGAACATGTGCGCAAGGCCTACTTGGGGTTATAG